A section of the Acuticoccus sp. I52.16.1 genome encodes:
- a CDS encoding GntR family transcriptional regulator — protein MSGFEFERDRAYSRLVELIFGGSLTPQTPLSERKLADALGMGRMPVREALRQLESEGVVAVKPARGTFVRHLTSSDLADVYAVRAALEDTAAALAARNGPSAALSTCIARMRVMARDPSAFTPREIDDVGTDFHNGLLSSADNYALSEMVRVMRLRFRLAFHLPRYFAHSLVHSILHEHIEIAAAIEARDEDAARNLMREHLARGLAMRLEFEDSRRSGTQADDETDTLEGMEKK, from the coding sequence ATGAGCGGGTTCGAATTCGAGCGTGATCGCGCCTATAGCCGCCTCGTCGAGCTGATCTTCGGCGGGTCGTTGACACCGCAGACGCCGCTGTCGGAGCGCAAGCTCGCCGACGCGCTCGGGATGGGGCGGATGCCGGTGCGCGAAGCGCTGCGCCAGCTCGAATCGGAGGGCGTCGTCGCGGTGAAGCCGGCGCGCGGCACCTTCGTGCGCCACCTCACGTCATCCGATCTGGCCGACGTCTACGCCGTGCGCGCCGCGCTGGAGGACACCGCCGCCGCGCTCGCCGCCCGCAACGGCCCCAGTGCGGCGCTCTCCACCTGCATCGCGCGCATGCGGGTGATGGCGCGCGACCCCTCCGCCTTCACCCCGCGCGAGATCGACGACGTCGGCACCGACTTCCACAACGGCCTGCTGAGTTCGGCCGACAACTACGCGCTCAGCGAGATGGTGCGGGTGATGCGCCTGCGCTTCCGCCTCGCCTTCCATCTGCCGCGCTACTTCGCGCACTCCCTCGTCCACTCGATCCTGCACGAGCACATCGAGATCGCTGCCGCGATCGAGGCGCGGGACGAGGACGCGGCGCGCAACCTGATGCGCGAACACCTCGCCCGCGGCCTGGCGATGCGCCTCGAGTTCGAAGACTCGCGGCGCTCCGGCACCCAGGCCGACGATGAGACCGACACCCTCGAAGGTATGGAGAAGAAATGA
- a CDS encoding amino acid ABC transporter substrate-binding protein produces MMANRSTRGLIAACTALATLATGAAHATTLEDVRAADVVTCAVNGSRPGFSAVDSRGEWNGLDIDTCRAVAAAVLGDAGKVKFLKTNNQTRLTALQTGEVDMTVANTTWTRARDTDLGLDFVSATFYDGQGLMLSKELGVTEVADLDGASVCVRPGSTSERVVADIQKTFGIELSLVVLEDQKEINTAFFGGRCDVAVQSTSGLSSTRAAVAPNPDDYVILKQIFGKDPMGPVVRQDDPQWRDIVTWVVYAMFQAEESGVTSENVDEMKETSEDPAVQRLLGVDGDAGGLGLEPDWAYNVVKQVGNYGEVFERNVGMGSALKLERGINAQHGDGGLIYSPPF; encoded by the coding sequence ATGATGGCCAATCGATCGACACGCGGTCTCATCGCCGCCTGCACCGCGCTGGCGACGCTCGCGACCGGCGCCGCGCACGCCACGACGCTGGAGGACGTGCGCGCGGCCGACGTCGTCACCTGCGCCGTCAACGGCAGCCGCCCCGGCTTCTCCGCCGTCGACAGCCGCGGCGAGTGGAACGGCCTCGACATCGACACCTGCCGGGCGGTCGCCGCCGCGGTCCTGGGCGACGCCGGAAAGGTCAAGTTCCTCAAGACCAACAATCAGACCCGGCTGACCGCGCTCCAGACCGGCGAGGTCGACATGACCGTCGCCAACACCACCTGGACCCGCGCGCGCGACACCGACCTCGGCCTCGATTTCGTCTCCGCCACCTTCTACGACGGACAGGGCCTGATGCTCTCCAAGGAGCTCGGCGTGACCGAGGTGGCCGACCTCGACGGCGCCAGCGTGTGCGTGCGCCCCGGCTCGACCTCCGAGCGCGTCGTCGCCGACATCCAGAAGACCTTCGGCATCGAGCTGTCGCTCGTCGTGCTGGAGGACCAGAAGGAGATCAACACCGCCTTCTTCGGCGGGCGCTGCGACGTCGCCGTGCAGTCGACCTCGGGCCTCTCCTCGACCCGCGCCGCGGTCGCCCCGAACCCGGACGACTACGTCATCCTGAAGCAGATCTTCGGCAAGGACCCGATGGGCCCGGTGGTGCGCCAGGACGACCCGCAGTGGCGCGACATCGTCACCTGGGTGGTCTACGCGATGTTCCAGGCCGAGGAGAGCGGCGTCACGTCCGAGAACGTCGACGAGATGAAGGAGACCAGCGAGGACCCGGCCGTGCAGCGCCTCCTGGGTGTCGACGGTGACGCAGGCGGCCTCGGGCTGGAGCCGGACTGGGCCTATAATGTCGTCAAGCAGGTCGGTAACTACGGCGAGGTGTTCGAGCGCAACGTCGGCATGGGGTCGGCGCTCAAGCTGGAGCGCGGCATCAACGCCCAGCACGGCGACGGCGGCCTCATCTACTCGCCGCCGTTCTGA
- a CDS encoding amino acid ABC transporter permease gives MSLAAPGSYARPSSTPPREAPVAARGLAVQLRRLFGGPLTSVATVILAVIALGLGYQIVMWGLVHAVWYAPGDGAACRDAAGACWAVVPEKYRVMLFGSYPYDEHWRGALIVAIWIVWAVLSASRLVPSRAKILGWLALFAGSIVLMKGGVFGLSPVGTDLWGGLPLTFLIFGGTVAGGLPLAILLALGRRSQLPAVRWLSILTIDVVRGIPLLVVLFFAALILPLFTPDWMNVDKLIRAEVGMIVFFAAYAAEVVRGGLQAVPAGQDEAARALGIGYWLRMRKVVLPQAMAISTPALFNDIIRAFKNTTFFSILGLFDVLGATKTALQDPNWVRYGMEGYIFVFALYFVICSALAAYGRSIERQANARKRRAER, from the coding sequence ATGTCCCTCGCCGCTCCCGGATCCTACGCCCGCCCCTCGTCGACCCCGCCGCGCGAGGCGCCGGTGGCCGCGCGCGGCCTCGCCGTCCAGCTCCGCCGCCTCTTCGGCGGGCCGCTGACCAGCGTCGCCACGGTCATCCTGGCCGTGATCGCGCTGGGCCTCGGCTACCAGATCGTCATGTGGGGCCTCGTCCACGCCGTGTGGTACGCCCCCGGAGACGGTGCCGCCTGCCGCGACGCCGCCGGCGCCTGCTGGGCCGTGGTGCCGGAAAAATACCGCGTCATGCTGTTCGGCTCGTACCCCTACGACGAGCATTGGCGCGGCGCGCTCATCGTCGCGATCTGGATCGTGTGGGCGGTGCTGTCGGCCTCCCGCCTGGTGCCGTCGCGTGCCAAGATCCTCGGCTGGCTGGCGCTGTTCGCGGGCTCCATCGTCCTCATGAAGGGCGGCGTCTTCGGCCTGTCGCCAGTCGGCACCGACCTCTGGGGCGGGTTACCGCTGACCTTCCTCATCTTCGGCGGCACGGTCGCGGGCGGCCTGCCGCTCGCGATCCTGCTGGCGCTCGGCCGCCGCTCGCAACTCCCGGCGGTGCGCTGGCTGTCGATCCTGACGATCGACGTGGTGCGCGGCATCCCGCTGCTCGTCGTCTTGTTCTTCGCGGCCCTCATCCTGCCGCTCTTCACGCCCGACTGGATGAACGTCGACAAGCTGATCCGCGCCGAGGTGGGCATGATCGTCTTCTTCGCCGCCTATGCGGCGGAGGTGGTGCGCGGCGGCCTGCAAGCGGTGCCGGCGGGGCAGGACGAGGCGGCGCGCGCACTCGGCATCGGCTACTGGCTGCGGATGCGCAAGGTGGTGCTGCCGCAGGCGATGGCGATCTCCACCCCGGCGCTCTTCAACGACATCATCCGCGCCTTCAAGAACACCACCTTCTTCTCCATCCTGGGCCTGTTCGACGTGCTCGGCGCGACCAAGACGGCGCTGCAGGACCCCAACTGGGTGCGCTACGGCATGGAGGGCTACATCTTCGTCTTCGCCCTCTATTTCGTCATCTGCTCGGCGCTGGCGGCCTACGGGCGGTCGATCGAGCGGCAGGCGAATGCCCGCAAACGGAGGGCCGAGCGATGA
- a CDS encoding amino acid ABC transporter permease produces the protein MPTFSKTNGGALAAPFRRENLRATLWQSALVLGIVAVIVLLALNARSALDARGMTSGFGYLLSSAPFALGEGFFHFEAGETYLAALGVGLGNTLALSAVSILAATLLGTAFGLMRLSANPLVEGVARVYVELFRNTPQLVQIIFWYTFFATLPSPRDALSLAGLGFASNRGLTLPAPADGTTLMWVAVALAAGIAAAVVLSRAFDRRRRRTGRRVPLARLVLAAVVLVPPVAVWALAGFPAGWSVPALKGFNYRGGVTLSPEFLAIYFGLSFYIAAFIAEIVRGGLASVDSGQIEAANAIGLPRADLYRRVVAPQALRVIIPPLSAQYVSLVKNSSLGVAVGYPELFSVSNTMLTYSGRTIEVLCVMAAVYLVISLTISACANVLNALVQIKER, from the coding sequence TTGCCGACATTTTCCAAGACGAATGGCGGCGCCCTGGCGGCGCCATTCCGGCGCGAGAACCTGAGGGCGACGCTGTGGCAGAGCGCGCTCGTCCTCGGCATCGTCGCCGTGATCGTGCTCCTCGCCCTCAACGCGCGCAGTGCGCTCGACGCGCGGGGGATGACGTCGGGTTTCGGCTATCTCCTCTCCTCGGCGCCGTTCGCGCTCGGCGAGGGCTTCTTCCATTTCGAGGCGGGCGAGACCTACCTCGCGGCGCTGGGCGTCGGGCTCGGCAACACGCTGGCGCTGTCGGCCGTCAGCATCCTCGCCGCGACGCTGCTGGGCACCGCGTTCGGCCTCATGCGCCTGTCGGCCAATCCGCTGGTCGAGGGGGTGGCGCGGGTCTACGTCGAGCTCTTCCGCAACACGCCGCAGCTCGTTCAGATCATCTTCTGGTACACCTTCTTCGCGACGCTCCCCTCGCCGCGTGACGCGCTGTCGCTCGCCGGCCTCGGCTTCGCCTCCAACCGCGGGCTGACGCTGCCGGCGCCGGCGGACGGGACGACCCTCATGTGGGTGGCGGTGGCGCTCGCGGCCGGGATCGCCGCCGCGGTCGTCCTGTCGCGCGCGTTCGACCGGCGGCGACGACGCACCGGGCGCCGTGTCCCGCTGGCGCGCCTCGTGCTGGCGGCCGTGGTCCTCGTGCCGCCCGTCGCGGTGTGGGCGCTGGCGGGTTTCCCGGCCGGGTGGAGCGTGCCGGCGCTGAAGGGCTTCAACTATCGCGGCGGGGTGACGCTCTCGCCCGAGTTCCTCGCCATCTACTTCGGCCTCTCGTTCTACATCGCGGCGTTCATCGCCGAGATCGTCCGCGGCGGCCTCGCCAGCGTCGATTCGGGGCAGATCGAGGCGGCCAACGCCATCGGCCTGCCGCGCGCGGACCTCTACCGCCGCGTCGTCGCCCCGCAGGCGCTGCGGGTCATCATTCCCCCGCTCTCGGCGCAGTACGTCTCGCTGGTGAAGAACTCCTCGCTCGGCGTCGCGGTCGGCTATCCGGAGCTCTTCAGCGTGTCCAACACGATGCTGACCTACAGCGGCCGCACCATCGAGGTGCTGTGCGTCATGGCGGCGGTCTACCTCGTGATCTCCCTCACCATCTCGGCGTGCGCCAACGTGCTGAACGCCCTCGTGCAGATCAAGGAGCGCTGA